The Cetobacterium ceti DNA segment AGCAGGACTTAAATTTACCACTATTCTTTTAGGTTCCATTAAATATCCACTATTTTTTATAGCTGCCCTTATTCTATCTTTACTCTCAGCTATAATTGTATCCCCTAGCCCAACTATTATAAATATTGGTAATCCATTTCCTATATCCACTTCCACATTGACTAAAAATGGTTCCACACCAAAATAACTTCCACTTAAAACCTTTACTAACAATATTTCACCTCCAAAAAATCATAAAAAAAAAGAGCCCCTAGGCTCTCCTTAAAAATTAATTTTTCTTAGCTACAACTTTTGCTAATACTCCATTTATAAATTCGTAAGATTTTTCATCTCCATATTTTTTTGCTAATTCAACAGCTTCGTTTATAACAATTTCTGCTGGAGTATCTTGGAATAGTATCTCATATGTTGAAATCTTTAATAAAGCCTTCTCTATATTTCCTATTCTTTCAAAAGACCATCCTTCAATATTGTTATTTAAAACTGCCATAACTTCATCTTGGTTTTCTCCAAGACCTTTAGCATAAGTTGTGATAAAAGTTTTTCCATTTTCATTTACTTTTAGCTCTTCTCTACCCATGTAGTCTTCTACTACAGTTTCTATTGGAGTTTCATTAACCTCCGCTTCAAATACTAATTTGAATAATTCTTCTCTAGCTTCTCTTCTACTCATTAATTTTGTTCCTTTCTAATCTTTTAATCTTTCGATAATTTTCTTTTTTAATATTTTTGAGATTTTTTCATCTCCCAATTTAAATCCTATATAACTTACTACTACCACAAAAACTGTTTTAAAAAATCCATATTCCAATAAAAGTATTGCGATTACAAAACCTATTAGACAACCTACATACTTTTTGAAATTATATATAAATTTTTCTATTAGCTCTTCTAACATAGAATCCTCCCTATACAGTAGGTTCTTTTCTTACAGAAACTTTAGATATTTTAACTTCTACTCTATCCACATTTAAGTCTAATCTACTATTCAATTCTTCTCTAATAGCCCCTTGAATAGAGTTTGTTTTCTCTGCTATATTATCATTAGATAGAATCTCTAAAGTTACCGATACATATAACTTCCCACCGGATTTTCCACTTTTTATTCTAGCTCCCTTTATATCGGGATCTCTGTCTAAAATTGTTTTTACTATGGATCTGATAGAATCTTCAGATATATAAATTACTCCATTTTCATTTTTTACCTTATATCCTTCTTTCTTTGTAAAAAGTGAAAATAACTTTAACATAGTTATTATAAAGTAAAGTATGCAAATATTCAATGTTATAATCTTAAATGTTAAAGTATTTGTATCTATTCTCAGTAAATTAGGTACTAATGTATATATAAATCCAAATATTGATAAAATAAATATTCCTATCCAAGCAAGAAAAAATACTAATTTCTTCCACATAATATCTCCTCCCTAATGAAAAGATTAGAGGCGTAGTTAAACGCCTCCTCCCTTACATTATTTCTACATCATCTGTTGTTTCTTCCGCTGTTTCACTTACAATTTTAACATCTTGTACATATACATTAACTTCTACAACTTTTAATCCTGTCATTTGAGTTATTATATTTAATACAGCTTTTTGAACATTTTGGGCAATCTCAGAAATAGGATATCCATATTCAACTATGATATATACTTCAATACTACACTCTTTTTCTCCTACTTCTACCTTAACTCCATTAGTTGGTCTTTTTTTACCTAACATTTTACTAACTTCATCGGCAACTCCACCTGCAAGTTTATAAACACCTGCTACATCCTCAGCAGCCTTTGCAGCTATTGTTTTTACCACATCATCTGAAATTTTAATATTTCCTAATTCGTTCATAAAAACACCCCCTATTATTTATCTAAGTATATACTAAAAATATTATTTTTCCTCTAAATTTTCTATTTATTGCTAAAATTTTCCTCTATAAACTTAGTTGTTACATCTCCTGATCTATAAACCTTATTATCTAATACTTCTAAATGGAAAGGAATTGTAGTATCAATACCCTCTATTACAAAATCCTTAAGAGCTCTTTTCATTCTACTTATTGCTTCCTCTCTGTCCACTCCATGTACTATTAATTTACCAATCATAGAATCATAATATGGAGATATTTCATATCCTTGGTATGAGTGAGAATCAACTCTTACTCCTGGTCCTCCTGAAACAATATATTTTTCAATTGTTCCTGGTGAAGGTAAGAAATTATTTTCTGTATCCTCTGCATTTATTCTACACTCAATGGCATGTCCAAATAAAACTATATCCTCTTGGGAAATATTTAATTTCTCTCCCTCAGCAATTTTTATTTGTAATTTAATTATATCTACCCCTGTTACCATTTCAGTTACAGTATGCTCAACTTGAACTCTTGTATTCATTTCCATAAAATAGAAGTTATTATCCTTATCCACTAAGAATTCTAAAGTTCCAGCTGAATCATAGTTTATTGCCTTGGCAAGTTTTACTGCTGCTTCTCCCATGGCCTTTCTAACATTTTCAGGTAATCCAAATGAAGGAGCTTCCTCTATTAACTTTTGATGTCTACGTTGAATAGAACAGTTTCTTTCACCTAAGTGAATTACATTTCCATATTTATCTCCTAA contains these protein-coding regions:
- the amaP gene encoding alkaline shock response membrane anchor protein AmaP produces the protein MWKKLVFFLAWIGIFILSIFGFIYTLVPNLLRIDTNTLTFKIITLNICILYFIITMLKLFSLFTKKEGYKVKNENGVIYISEDSIRSIVKTILDRDPDIKGARIKSGKSGGKLYVSVTLEILSNDNIAEKTNSIQGAIREELNSRLDLNVDRVEVKISKVSVRKEPTV
- the nusB gene encoding transcription antitermination factor NusB gives rise to the protein MSRREAREELFKLVFEAEVNETPIETVVEDYMGREELKVNENGKTFITTYAKGLGENQDEVMAVLNNNIEGWSFERIGNIEKALLKISTYEILFQDTPAEIVINEAVELAKKYGDEKSYEFINGVLAKVVAKKN
- a CDS encoding DUF2273 domain-containing protein, translated to MLEELIEKFIYNFKKYVGCLIGFVIAILLLEYGFFKTVFVVVVSYIGFKLGDEKISKILKKKIIERLKD
- a CDS encoding Asp23/Gls24 family envelope stress response protein — encoded protein: MNELGNIKISDDVVKTIAAKAAEDVAGVYKLAGGVADEVSKMLGKKRPTNGVKVEVGEKECSIEVYIIVEYGYPISEIAQNVQKAVLNIITQMTGLKVVEVNVYVQDVKIVSETAEETTDDVEIM
- the accC gene encoding acetyl-CoA carboxylase biotin carboxylase subunit, whose product is MFKKILIANRGEIAVRIIRAARELGIPTVAVYSEADKDSLHVKLADEAICIGGPLSTESYLKIPNILAAAEVTGANAIHPGYGFLSENARFARICESHNITFIGPRPEAIEQMGDKATARETAIKNNVPLTNGTGIVMSIEKAKKDVEERIGYPVMIKATAGGGGKGMRIARDPHELETNIVAAQTEADAAFGNPDVYIEKFVENPKHVEVQILGDKYGNVIHLGERNCSIQRRHQKLIEEAPSFGLPENVRKAMGEAAVKLAKAINYDSAGTLEFLVDKDNNFYFMEMNTRVQVEHTVTEMVTGVDIIKLQIKIAEGEKLNISQEDIVLFGHAIECRINAEDTENNFLPSPGTIEKYIVSGGPGVRVDSHSYQGYEISPYYDSMIGKLIVHGVDREEAISRMKRALKDFVIEGIDTTIPFHLEVLDNKVYRSGDVTTKFIEENFSNK